The following are from one region of the Silene latifolia isolate original U9 population chromosome 9, ASM4854445v1, whole genome shotgun sequence genome:
- the LOC141600414 gene encoding magnesium-protoporphyrin IX monomethyl ester [oxidative] cyclase, chloroplastic-like produces the protein MAAEMTLLKPISKFTPKLNPTPRTRLVKFSRVTMSTTTPMSTKPPSSSSSKKGTKKEIQETLLTPRFYTTDFDEMEQLFNTQINKNLNEAEFEALLQEFKTDYNQTHFVRNKEFKEAADKLDGPLRQIFVEFLERSCTAEFSGFLLYKELGRRLKKTNPVVAEIFSLMSRDEARHAGFLNKGLSDFNLALDLGFLTKARKYTFFKPKFIFYATYLSEKIGYWRYITIYRHLKENPEYQCYPIFKYFENWCQDENRHGDFFSALMKAQPQFLNDWKAKLWSRFFCLSVYVTMYLNDCQRTAFYEGIGLNTKEFDMHVIIETNRTTARIFPAVLDVENPEFQRKLERMVEINEKLQAVGESDDIGFVKNLKRVPLIAAFASELLAAYLMPPIESGSVDFAEFEPQLVY, from the exons ATGGCAGCAGAAATGACACTCCTAAAACCCATCTCAAAGTTCACCCCAAAACTGAACCCAACCCCAAGAACCCGACTCGTCAAGTTTAGCCGGGTCACCATGTCCACAACAACTCCAATGTCCACAAAACCaccttcatcttcatcttcaaagAAGGGTACTAAGAAGGAAATCCAAGAAACCCTCCTAACACCGCGGTTTTACACAACAGATTTTGATGAAATGGAACAATTATTCAACACCCAGATTAATAAAAATCTTAATGAAGCTGAATTTGAAGCACTTTTGCAGGAATTTAAGACTGATTATAATCAAACTCATTTCGTAAGGAACAAAGAGTTTAAGGAAGCTGCTGATAAACTTGATGGTCCTTTAAGACAGATTTTTGTTGAGTTTTTGGAGAGGTCTTGTACTGCTGAGTTTTCTGGCTTTTTGCTTTATAAGGAGCTTGGTAGGAGGCTTAAg AAAACAAACCCAGTGGTGGCTGAGATTTTCTCCCTCATGTCCAGAGATGAGGCTAGGCATGCTGG ATTTCTGAACAAAGGTTTGTCAGATTTCAACCTGGCCTTGGACTTGGGGTTCTTGACAAAGGCCAGGAAATACACATTTTTCAAGCCAAAGTTCATCTTCTATGCGACTTACCTGTCAGAGAAGATTGGGTACTGGAGATATATTACCATATATAGGCACCTCAAGGAAAACCCAGAGTACCAGTGTTACCCAATCTTCAAGTACTTTGAGAATTGGTGCCAAGATGAGAACAGGCATGGAGATTTCTTTTCTGCCCTCATGAAGGCTCAGCCCCAGTTTCTCAATGACTGGAAGGCCAAACTCTGGTCCCGTTTCTTCTGCCTCTCG GTTTACGTAACAATGTACCTGAATGACTGTCAGAGAACAGCTTTCTATGAAGGCATTGGCCTCAACACCAAAGAATTTGACATGCACGTTATCATCGAG ACAAACCGCACCACAGCCAGAATTTTCCCAGCAGTATTGGATGTGGAAAACCCAGAGTTCCAGAGGAAGCTTGAACGGATGGTGGAGATCAACGAGAAGCTTCAAGCTGTTGGTGAGAGTGACGACATTGGCTTTGTAAAGAACTTGAAGAGGGTCCCACTGATTGCGGCCTTTGCCTCGGAGCTCTTAGCTGCTTATCTCATGCCACCAATTGAATCAGGATCAGTGGATTTTGCAGAATTCGAGCCACAGCTTGTATATTAG